From the genome of Labrus bergylta chromosome 4, fLabBer1.1, whole genome shotgun sequence, one region includes:
- the LOC109978453 gene encoding uncharacterized protein: protein MVAGTLMVTLMVTIPREMILSAILTPILKGILNAILRGIPKVIQRMILRAMAAGTLMVILIMIIQREMILNAIQMVILNAILRGIWKVIPRMILRAMAAGILMVILIMIIQREMILKWILNVIMEEIMGAIWRAIRGSCPITVRSSLRGGQETTRVQVQPIKPEESSTPVQCVDDPAGLTGVVVDGERTYPLPDPLIGNNQQNHVDNSPNVGGVLEQQRPLEEILHQGEHSHSDTTNRGPQTRWSLTHLLMVAGTLMVTLMVTIPREMILKWMPDVIMEEVMGAIWRAIWRAIRGSCPITSLRGGQEATRVKMSAGTLMEMILNAMMIDDEDD, encoded by the exons ATGGTTGCTGGGACCCTGATGGTGACCCTGATGGTGACCATCCCCAGGGAGATGATCCTGAGTGCGATCCTGACGCCGATCCTGAAGGGGATCCTAAATGCGATCCTGAGGGGGATCCCGAAGGTGATCCAGAGGATGATCCTGAGGGCGATGGCTGCTGGGACCCTGATGGTGATCCTGATTATGATCATCCAGAGGGAGATGATCCTGAATGCCATCCAAATGGTGATCCTAAATGCGATCCTGAGGGGGATCTGGAAGGTGATCCCGAGGATGATCCTGAGGGCGATGGCTGCTGGGATCCTGATGGTGATCCTGATTATGATCATCCAGAGGGAGATGATCCTGAAGTGGATCCTAAATGTGATCATGGAGGAGATCATGGGGGCGATCTGGAGGGCGATCCGGGGATCCTGTCCTATTACAGTGAGATCATCCTTGAGAGGTGGACAGGAAACCACGCGTGTTCAG GTTCAACCAATAAAACCTGAGGAGTCATCTACTCCG GTCCAGTGTGTCGATGACCCTGCTGGTTTGACTGGAGTCGTGGTGGATGGAGAGAGAACATATCCATTACCTGAT cctctgATTGGGAACAATCAGCAGAATCATGTGGACAACTCACCCAACGTGGGAGGAGTGTTGGAGCAGCAGAGACCCTTAG aGGAGATTCTTCACCAGGGAGAACACTCCCATAGTGACACCACCAACAGAGGACCCCAGACCAG ATGGAGTCTGACTCATCTATTGATGGTTGCTGGGACCCTGATGGTGACCCTGATGGTGACCATCCCCAGGGAGATGATCCTGAAGTGGATGCCCGATGTGATCATGGAGGAGGTCATGGGGGCGATCTGGAGGGCGATCTGGAGGGCGATCCGGGGATCCTGTCCTATTACATCCTTGAGAGGTGGACAGGAAGCCACGCGTGTTAAG ATGTCTGCTGGGACCCTGATGGAGATGATCCTGAATGCgatgatgattgatgatgaggatgattga